In Pseudomonas sp. HR96, the DNA window TTTTGGTGCCCATCTCCAGGCGATAGGGTTGCATCAAGTCCAGCGGGCGCAGCAGGCCGTACAGGCCGGAGAGCATGCGCAGGTGCTTTTGCGCATAGTCCAGCTGCTTCTCGGTGAAGGTTTCGGCCTGCAGGCCGGTGTACACGTCGCCCTTGAAGGCCAGCAAGGCCGGCTTGGCATTGCTTGGGGTAAAGGGCTGCTGCCAGCTGCCGAAGCGTGCGGCATTGAGGCCGGCCAGCTTGTCGGAGAGGTGCATCAGCTCGCCTATCTGCTGAGGGCTGAGCTCGCGCAGTTGCTCGATCAGCACCTGGGAGTCGTCCAGGTATTGCGGCTGGGTGTGGCGGGCGGTGGTCGGCGGGGTCTCGAAATCGAGGGTCTTGGCGGGCGAAATCACCATCAGCATGCGCATGTCTCCTTTGATCGTCGGGCGATTTTAGGGGCGCGCGGGAGTCATAACCAGCTATAAGGTCGATTAGACTGCGGCCAATG includes these proteins:
- the yaaA gene encoding peroxide stress protein YaaA, translating into MLMVISPAKTLDFETPPTTARHTQPQYLDDSQVLIEQLRELSPQQIGELMHLSDKLAGLNAARFGSWQQPFTPSNAKPALLAFKGDVYTGLQAETFTEKQLDYAQKHLRMLSGLYGLLRPLDLMQPYRLEMGTKMANPRGKDLYAFWGERISQWLNQALAEQGDDLLLNLASNEYFSAVKRPALNARVIDVDFRDLKNGQYKIISFYAKKARGMMSRFVITERIKSIKGLQGFDAHGYYFSKEQSSTTKLVFLRDQPLD